A section of the Clostridium omnivorum genome encodes:
- a CDS encoding metal ABC transporter ATP-binding protein, producing the protein MLEINNLYFSYNSKAPLVLENVSLSIHKGSYVSILGDNGSGKSTLIKLVLKLLKPTSGKILVKTNNIGYVPQRMESFNAQFPITVSELLGCHMKILKIKDSSAIDRSLQMVNMLEYKNTLIGGLSGGQQQKIFIARALMGMPELLILDEPSTGIDIESQKEIYGIIKNLNMNQNITVVSVEHNYNAAINNSTHIFRMDKDSSKLYTIEEYNKLNN; encoded by the coding sequence ATGTTAGAAATCAATAATTTATATTTTTCATATAATTCTAAAGCTCCCTTAGTACTAGAAAATGTAAGTTTAAGCATACACAAAGGAAGCTATGTATCAATACTTGGAGATAACGGAAGTGGTAAAAGCACTTTAATCAAATTAGTTTTAAAGCTCCTTAAACCTACTTCTGGTAAAATATTAGTTAAAACAAATAATATTGGATATGTTCCTCAAAGAATGGAAAGCTTTAATGCCCAATTTCCAATTACGGTTTCTGAGCTTTTAGGTTGTCACATGAAGATACTTAAAATTAAGGATTCTTCAGCCATTGATAGAAGTCTCCAAATGGTTAATATGCTGGAATATAAAAATACTCTTATTGGAGGCCTTTCTGGAGGGCAGCAGCAAAAAATATTTATAGCTAGAGCATTAATGGGTATGCCTGAACTTCTTATCCTTGATGAACCTTCCACTGGCATTGATATTGAAAGCCAAAAAGAAATCTATGGGATTATTAAAAACTTGAATATGAATCAAAATATTACAGTTGTTTCTGTTGAGCATAATTACAATGCTGCTATTAATAATTCTACTCACATATTTAGAATGGATAAAGATAGTTCAAAGTTATATACCATCGAGGAATATAATAAACTCAATAATTAA
- a CDS encoding manganese efflux pump MntP, which produces MDLSLYSLFLISLALSLDAFGVAICIGLNGAVKRKNKIGFSFSFGFFQFFFALIGAYAGLLFNTYIAAVPEILGGIVIAIVGVMMIKEGFENKGECPLIRPKMYIVLGVSVSIDAMVIGFTALDNITNTLVILKYTIFIGIVTLVMTITAFLIAKYLKRIEPVGKYADYLGGIILILFGLKMIFL; this is translated from the coding sequence ATGGATTTATCTTTATATTCGTTATTCTTAATTTCCTTAGCTCTATCGTTAGACGCTTTTGGAGTAGCTATTTGCATAGGTCTTAATGGGGCTGTAAAAAGAAAAAATAAAATAGGATTTTCATTTTCTTTTGGATTTTTTCAGTTTTTCTTTGCACTAATAGGTGCATATGCGGGGCTTTTATTTAATACCTATATTGCTGCAGTTCCTGAAATACTAGGAGGAATAGTAATTGCTATAGTAGGTGTTATGATGATAAAGGAAGGCTTTGAAAATAAGGGAGAATGCCCTCTAATCAGGCCAAAGATGTATATTGTACTTGGGGTTTCTGTAAGTATAGATGCCATGGTAATAGGTTTTACTGCATTAGATAATATAACAAATACTTTAGTTATATTAAAATACACAATTTTTATTGGAATAGTAACCCTAGTAATGACTATTACTGCATTTCTTATTGCCAAATACTTAAAAAGAATTGAACCAGTTGGCAAATATGCGGATTATTTAGGTGGTATAATTTTAATTTTATTTGGGCTAAAGATGATCTTTTTATAG
- the pepF gene encoding oligoendopeptidase F, whose translation MGEVKKLKSRNEIPGEYKWKIEKIYENVEAWEKDFKILKAEAPKLFEYAGKLGDAEKLLQFFKFDEEVSRLSDKLFLYAHLKSDEDKGNSTYQAINDKINAYMAELKSITAFFKPEILALPEDEIEKEIKQVPELEKYEFLLKDILKFKPHSLSKELEEFMAAVSDCLEAPENIFSMLADADMTFPIIKDEDNNEVELTEGNYFEFIRSKDRRVRKEAFEALFGTYSKYKNTFATSLTSSIKNFIFNAKTRKYKSSLEASLKPNEIPLEVYNNSIATINNHLDSLHRYVGIKKKLLGLEEIHMYDLYVPIIDSPKEYIEFEKGALIAKEGLKPLGQEYINIFQQGIDEGWIDIYENKGKRGGAYSWGGYDTMPYVLLNYNYSLNDVSTLAHEMGHSIHSYYSRKNQPYIYSDYTLFCAEVASTTNECLLIHHLIQKETDEKKKLYLINQELEQIRTTVFRQIMFAEFEKITHESLETGKPLTSDDLCSIWHELNRKYFGEEMIIDSEIDMEWARIPHFYSDFYVYQYATGYAAANSFATMIMNNGNSAVEKYRGFLKSGGSDYPINILRNAGVDMTTSKPLEDTIRRFEELLNMLDR comes from the coding sequence ATGGGAGAAGTTAAAAAGTTAAAAAGTAGAAACGAGATACCAGGTGAGTACAAATGGAAAATAGAGAAAATATACGAGAACGTTGAAGCTTGGGAGAAGGACTTTAAAATATTAAAAGCTGAGGCACCAAAGCTTTTTGAATATGCTGGAAAACTCGGAGATGCAGAAAAGTTACTTCAGTTTTTTAAGTTTGATGAAGAAGTTTCAAGACTTTCCGATAAACTTTTCCTATATGCTCATTTAAAATCGGACGAAGATAAGGGGAATTCTACTTATCAAGCCATAAACGATAAGATCAATGCATATATGGCAGAACTTAAGAGTATAACTGCATTTTTTAAACCTGAAATATTGGCACTACCCGAAGATGAGATAGAAAAAGAAATAAAGCAAGTTCCAGAACTTGAAAAATATGAATTTTTGTTGAAGGATATACTTAAATTCAAGCCTCATTCCTTAAGTAAGGAGTTAGAAGAATTTATGGCAGCTGTGTCAGATTGTTTAGAGGCACCTGAAAATATTTTTAGCATGCTTGCAGATGCTGATATGACTTTCCCAATTATTAAGGATGAAGATAATAATGAAGTAGAACTTACAGAAGGTAACTACTTTGAATTTATCAGGTCTAAGGATAGAAGAGTCCGAAAAGAAGCTTTTGAAGCACTTTTCGGAACCTATAGTAAATATAAAAATACATTTGCAACTTCGTTAACTTCATCAATTAAAAATTTTATATTTAATGCAAAGACCAGAAAGTACAAGAGTTCCTTGGAGGCATCTTTGAAACCAAATGAGATACCACTTGAGGTGTATAATAATTCTATAGCTACAATTAATAATCACTTGGATTCACTTCATAGATATGTGGGTATAAAAAAGAAGCTGTTAGGACTTGAAGAAATACATATGTATGATTTATATGTTCCTATAATTGATTCACCTAAAGAATACATTGAGTTTGAAAAAGGTGCTCTAATAGCAAAAGAAGGTTTAAAACCTTTGGGACAGGAATATATTAATATTTTCCAGCAAGGCATTGATGAAGGATGGATTGATATTTATGAGAATAAGGGAAAAAGAGGAGGAGCATATTCTTGGGGTGGTTATGATACAATGCCATATGTATTACTCAATTACAATTATAGTTTAAATGATGTATCAACCCTTGCACATGAAATGGGCCACTCAATTCATTCTTATTACTCAAGAAAAAATCAGCCATATATTTATTCAGACTATACTTTATTTTGTGCAGAAGTAGCTTCAACTACAAATGAATGCTTACTTATACATCATTTAATCCAGAAGGAAACTGATGAAAAGAAGAAGCTATATTTAATAAACCAGGAGCTCGAGCAGATAAGGACCACAGTATTTAGGCAAATTATGTTTGCTGAGTTTGAGAAAATTACTCATGAGAGTTTGGAGACAGGAAAACCATTAACAAGTGACGATTTATGCTCTATATGGCATGAGCTAAATAGGAAATACTTTGGAGAAGAAATGATCATTGACAGTGAAATAGATATGGAATGGGCAAGAATTCCGCACTTCTATTCAGATTTTTACGTTTATCAGTATGCTACTGGATATGCTGCAGCCAATTCCTTTGCAACTATGATAATGAATAATGGAAACAGTGCTGTGGAAAAGTATAGAGGCTTCTTAAAAAGTGGTGGAAGTGATTACCCTATTAATATCCTAAGAAATGCTGGTGTAGACATGACTACTTCAAAGCCGCTGGAAGATACTATTAGAAGATTTGAAGAATTATTAAATATGTTAGATAGGTAA
- a CDS encoding metal ABC transporter permease, with product MLQYSFMRNALMAGVLISILCPSVGVFLVLKRYSMMGDTLSHASFAGIALGLILGFNPVICAFIFTSICGLLIEYLRNYYSKYAELAMSIVLTLSVGIAIILISTGKSGANVNSFLFGSILTVTKSDLYIIALLSVICYIMLITLYNKLLYITFDEQGAYVSGVKVKLINYLFTLLVGATISVSIRVMGILVISSMIVIPVATALQLNKGFKSTLIYSIIFGFMDILIGLISSYYINSAPGGTIAVTSVIILLLVLIYKKFKHST from the coding sequence ATGTTACAATATAGCTTTATGCGAAATGCCTTAATGGCAGGAGTACTTATCTCCATATTATGTCCATCGGTGGGAGTTTTTCTTGTGCTTAAAAGATATTCTATGATGGGCGATACTCTATCGCACGCATCTTTTGCCGGAATCGCTTTAGGGCTTATACTTGGATTTAATCCAGTTATTTGCGCATTCATATTTACTTCAATATGTGGGCTTCTTATAGAATATCTAAGAAATTATTATAGTAAATATGCGGAACTTGCAATGTCTATTGTACTTACATTAAGTGTAGGTATTGCCATTATATTAATAAGTACTGGCAAATCTGGTGCAAATGTCAATTCATTTTTGTTCGGAAGCATCCTTACAGTTACAAAAAGTGACCTATACATAATTGCTCTTTTAAGTGTAATATGCTATATAATGCTTATTACTCTTTACAATAAATTGCTCTATATAACCTTTGATGAACAAGGAGCATACGTGTCAGGTGTAAAAGTTAAACTTATCAATTATCTTTTTACTCTATTAGTTGGAGCTACTATTTCTGTTTCAATACGTGTAATGGGAATTCTCGTAATTTCTTCTATGATTGTTATTCCTGTAGCTACGGCTCTTCAATTAAATAAAGGCTTTAAGAGTACACTAATTTATTCAATTATATTTGGTTTTATGGATATACTTATCGGTCTTATTAGTTCATACTATATTAATAGTGCACCAGGGGGAACAATCGCAGTTACATCCGTAATTATTCTACTACTAGTATTGATTTATAAAAAATTCAAGCATTCAACTTAA
- a CDS encoding HD-GYP domain-containing protein, whose product MRLEFLDRLSGNEVLGKSILSSDGKVLLRAGVQLSGVYIDKLKELGVFYVYVEDHRLDDVLVEDNKLTELKQCAMKNMSRIIKNVSECNRRGVKDSISVVEEMVEYIIDMGDVNKSLYDIQTYDNYTYIHSLDTSIISSFLGLAAGFDSYKLKELAVGAILHDIGKTKIDYFIINKDGPLTEEEYFEIKKHPIYGGKILRKNIRISDEVISAVEQHHERVDGRGYPYGLTGNQISKYGKIVSICDVYDAVSNDRVYRGKFSPNEAYELILSGSGTLFDTGYVQDFRSTFSVYPLGCCVKLSDSTEGYVIKQNKNFPDRPVIRVLYDSESREPVPFYEINLLENTNLVVESVV is encoded by the coding sequence ATGAGACTTGAATTTTTAGACAGACTAAGTGGAAACGAAGTTCTAGGAAAAAGTATACTATCAAGTGATGGAAAAGTCCTATTAAGAGCAGGAGTACAACTTAGTGGCGTTTATATAGATAAGCTTAAGGAGCTGGGAGTTTTTTATGTTTATGTAGAAGACCATAGGCTTGATGATGTTTTAGTTGAAGATAATAAGCTAACTGAACTAAAGCAATGCGCAATGAAAAATATGTCAAGAATAATTAAGAATGTAAGTGAATGTAATAGAAGAGGTGTTAAAGATTCTATTAGCGTTGTAGAAGAAATGGTAGAGTATATAATTGATATGGGCGATGTAAATAAAAGTCTTTATGATATACAAACCTATGATAATTATACTTACATACACTCTTTAGATACGTCCATAATTTCTTCTTTTTTAGGCTTAGCTGCAGGTTTTGATTCATATAAACTAAAAGAACTAGCTGTAGGAGCTATATTACATGATATCGGTAAAACTAAGATTGACTACTTTATAATTAATAAGGATGGACCTCTTACAGAAGAAGAATATTTTGAGATAAAAAAGCATCCTATTTATGGTGGAAAAATTTTAAGAAAAAATATAAGAATTTCTGATGAAGTAATTAGTGCAGTAGAGCAGCATCACGAAAGGGTTGATGGAAGAGGATACCCCTATGGACTAACTGGAAATCAGATATCAAAGTACGGCAAAATAGTATCCATTTGCGATGTTTATGATGCTGTAAGTAACGATAGAGTATATAGGGGAAAGTTTAGTCCTAATGAAGCTTATGAATTAATATTATCTGGCAGTGGAACATTATTTGATACTGGTTATGTTCAAGACTTCAGAAGTACATTCTCCGTATATCCATTGGGATGTTGTGTTAAGCTTTCTGATTCTACAGAAGGCTACGTAATTAAACAAAATAAGAATTTTCCGGATAGACCTGTAATAAGAGTACTTTACGATTCAGAATCAAGAGAACCAGTGCCTTTCTATGAAATAAATTTATTAGAAAATACAAACTTAGTTGTGGAATCCGTAGTTTAA
- a CDS encoding Fur family transcriptional regulator produces MNSELYLKNKNIKVTKARIEVLNLLLNIEHAVSADFIYEKFKEENISVDLSTIYRTLELLESKNIVDKFDLGNGKYNYVLKKEVHKHILECSLCHKEIEIECPMLQIEEIIKNKTGFTLTEHELKIKGVCEECKKK; encoded by the coding sequence ATGAATAGTGAGCTTTATTTAAAAAATAAAAATATAAAGGTTACAAAAGCAAGAATAGAAGTATTGAATTTATTACTGAATATTGAGCATGCAGTTAGTGCAGATTTTATTTATGAAAAATTTAAAGAAGAGAATATTAGTGTTGATCTGTCCACTATATATAGAACATTGGAATTGCTTGAAAGTAAAAATATTGTAGATAAATTTGACTTGGGAAATGGAAAGTATAACTACGTATTGAAGAAAGAAGTTCACAAACACATTTTAGAGTGCAGCCTTTGTCATAAGGAAATTGAAATAGAATGTCCTATGCTGCAAATAGAAGAGATAATTAAAAATAAAACAGGATTTACTTTAACAGAACATGAGTTAAAGATTAAAGGTGTATGTGAAGAATGCAAGAAGAAATAA
- a CDS encoding hemolysin family protein, whose translation MTGDIIILIILISINAFFAAAEISIISVKELALEKKASEGDKKSIQLLEIIKEPSKFLATIQVGVTLASFFTSASAAVGLSKSFEKLLITTDIPLLVKLSSKLSFIIITILISFLSLLFGELIPKRLALRKAETIANLSVGVIKIIDTMAKPLVITLTKSTNFFVNLIVGSDNDSEDEITEEEIKMMINVGEEQGIFQKAETDMINSIFQFDDTTVSDIMTPRPDIVALDVENNLEEVLKVITEEKYSRVPVYKENIDDIIGVLYTKDIIDYMAYKKDNTEFNLKDFVKEPFFVTEYKKIDVLLKEMQKKGVHISIAIDEYGGTAGLVTIEDMLEEIVGNIYDEYDEIEVEIAVRGENEFEIDGGINMTELNELLEADYPENYDTASGLILDYLGGFPKEKESIELENYRFTVLELDNKRIKRILITKLEK comes from the coding sequence TTGACTGGAGATATAATCATTTTAATCATTTTAATAAGTATAAATGCTTTTTTTGCTGCTGCTGAAATAAGCATAATTTCTGTTAAGGAATTAGCACTAGAGAAAAAAGCTAGTGAAGGTGATAAAAAATCTATTCAGCTTTTAGAAATAATAAAAGAACCAAGCAAGTTCTTGGCTACAATACAAGTTGGAGTTACGTTAGCCAGCTTTTTTACCTCAGCGTCGGCTGCAGTAGGGTTATCAAAAAGCTTTGAAAAGCTGCTTATAACCACAGACATTCCACTATTGGTTAAACTTAGTTCAAAGTTATCTTTTATAATAATTACAATTCTTATTTCTTTTTTATCACTATTGTTTGGAGAACTTATTCCAAAGCGACTTGCTCTGAGAAAAGCAGAGACTATTGCTAATTTGTCTGTAGGAGTCATAAAAATTATTGACACTATGGCAAAGCCGCTAGTTATAACTCTGACAAAAAGTACTAACTTTTTTGTGAATCTAATTGTAGGAAGCGATAATGATAGTGAAGATGAAATAACTGAAGAAGAAATAAAAATGATGATTAATGTAGGTGAAGAGCAGGGAATTTTTCAAAAAGCTGAAACAGATATGATTAATAGCATTTTTCAATTTGATGATACAACTGTAAGTGATATCATGACTCCTCGTCCAGATATAGTAGCACTTGATGTGGAAAACAATCTAGAAGAGGTTTTAAAAGTAATTACAGAGGAAAAGTATTCAAGAGTCCCAGTTTATAAAGAAAATATTGATGACATTATAGGAGTATTATATACAAAAGATATTATTGACTACATGGCTTATAAAAAAGATAACACAGAATTTAACCTGAAGGATTTTGTAAAGGAACCTTTTTTTGTTACTGAATACAAGAAGATAGATGTTTTACTAAAGGAGATGCAAAAGAAGGGTGTTCATATTAGTATAGCAATTGATGAATACGGAGGTACAGCTGGACTGGTAACTATAGAAGATATGCTGGAAGAAATTGTGGGAAACATATATGATGAATATGATGAGATCGAGGTGGAAATAGCAGTAAGAGGAGAAAATGAATTTGAAATTGATGGTGGAATAAATATGACAGAGCTTAATGAATTGTTAGAAGCAGACTATCCGGAAAATTATGATACGGCTAGTGGGTTAATTTTGGATTATCTAGGGGGATTTCCAAAGGAAAAAGAAAGCATTGAGCTTGAAAATTATAGATTTACAGTGTTAGAATTAGATAATAAAAGAATTAAAAGAATACTTATAACTAAATTGGAAAAATAG
- a CDS encoding metal ABC transporter substrate-binding protein, protein MTAIVLSTLVGCSTNEKEKSTISSDKGDKIKVVVSFNPLREFAMAVGKDKIQVVTMVPEGVEPHDFEPKVKDLLELTEAKVFVYNGLGMENWVDKSLSSIDNKNLNVVDASKGSNLIKNTSEDVIKEHGQYDPHIWLSLQEAKVEAKNIKDALVKVDEKNKDYYEKNYEEFSKSLDSLYTEYKSKLGSLQNKSFVTGHAAFAYLCRDFGLNQQSVEGVFAEGEPTAAKLKELVEYAKNNNVKTIFVEELASPKVSETLANEVNAKVQKIYTIESKEDSKTYMDAMRENLDNIYNSLK, encoded by the coding sequence ATGACTGCAATAGTTTTAAGCACTTTAGTAGGTTGCAGTACAAATGAAAAGGAAAAAAGCACTATCAGTAGTGATAAAGGTGATAAGATAAAAGTAGTAGTAAGCTTTAATCCACTTAGAGAATTTGCTATGGCTGTAGGAAAGGATAAAATTCAGGTTGTAACAATGGTTCCCGAAGGAGTAGAACCACATGACTTTGAACCAAAGGTAAAGGATTTACTAGAGCTTACTGAAGCAAAAGTTTTTGTTTATAATGGATTAGGTATGGAGAACTGGGTTGATAAGTCGCTATCATCAATAGATAACAAAAATCTTAATGTAGTAGATGCATCTAAAGGAAGTAACTTAATTAAGAATACAAGTGAAGATGTAATAAAAGAGCATGGACAATATGATCCACATATATGGTTAAGCCTTCAAGAAGCAAAGGTTGAGGCAAAAAATATAAAGGATGCTTTAGTAAAGGTTGATGAAAAGAATAAAGATTATTATGAAAAGAATTATGAAGAGTTTAGTAAATCTTTAGATAGCCTTTATACTGAGTATAAAAGCAAACTTGGAAGCCTGCAAAATAAAAGTTTTGTTACAGGGCATGCAGCATTTGCTTATCTCTGCAGAGATTTTGGCCTTAATCAGCAAAGCGTAGAAGGTGTATTTGCTGAAGGTGAACCAACTGCTGCAAAACTGAAGGAGTTAGTGGAATATGCTAAGAATAACAATGTCAAAACTATATTCGTTGAAGAATTAGCAAGCCCAAAAGTATCAGAAACTCTTGCTAATGAAGTAAATGCAAAAGTTCAAAAAATATATACTATTGAAAGTAAAGAAGATAGTAAAACTTACATGGATGCTATGAGGGAGAATCTAGATAATATATATAATAGTTTAAAATAA
- a CDS encoding DUF6762 family protein, translated as MNFSSLVLMERDKENNHFIKELGSYQVGEGSEYITKLFYDGDKVNMFFDTNKDVEEWEYSALYDLIDLEAFTEEGFVIEEVDDEYNPTWVLKFDYNEEYEVMEEKINLACVVIKEELEKTFENIKGKENEYI; from the coding sequence TTGAATTTTTCTTCATTAGTGCTAATGGAAAGAGATAAAGAAAACAACCATTTTATAAAGGAGTTAGGAAGTTATCAAGTAGGCGAGGGTTCAGAATATATTACAAAATTATTTTATGATGGTGATAAGGTTAATATGTTTTTTGATACAAATAAAGACGTTGAAGAATGGGAATACAGCGCATTATATGATTTAATTGATTTAGAAGCCTTTACTGAGGAAGGGTTTGTAATAGAAGAGGTAGATGATGAATATAATCCAACATGGGTGCTAAAGTTTGATTATAACGAAGAATATGAAGTTATGGAAGAAAAAATAAATTTAGCATGTGTAGTAATAAAGGAAGAACTGGAAAAAACCTTTGAAAATATTAAAGGTAAGGAGAATGAATATATTTAA
- a CDS encoding methyl-accepting chemotaxis protein encodes MKKKILKTKENIVKGDKKPKKIKKDKKIKSNLSFKNSFKTLFKRNTLLNRLVSTTTAVIVFSLLFSGIVTFFITKTKVEQDFKNSTTQIMNQNKNYIQLVNQSVESISMQLFSNSNFTKILNSNYDSVYDRFTAKTQVEDTLKNITNAGNVNLVKSIYLFNDNGFSTTSNGTYLSDDILSQVKNETWYKEAIQNKGKSYWSIPHKDTIANDNTVNTISLTRQLISSLDFKPAGVVKINVDTEVITSALKNTKVGKSGLIIIVNKDGYVISHKDSKLLGTQLKDSYFKDIAAKDSGDFNYKMGSTPMYGVFTTSPDTEWKYIALVPTAELYSTATNIGLFTLLIALLCIVVSFFFSLFTTIQITTPINHIIDITKELSKGNFTITSNSNKILELNELSVNFNNMINNLKGALLGTFQLANETDAAAKDLLEISHGMNLSSKEISGAADEIAAGSTEQTESAVMCVEVSNSFNLEIESAISTLQQVNEATDTSTNIINDSTVTINNLRKTSSNNSDAMDKVAETISNLNNNTKDIITILNKINEITEQTNLLALNASIEAARAGEAGRGFAVVANEIRILAEESQKASLDIKKIIDNVNLSISTSLDISNSAKEAFKEELDQVTITIDSFDSIKASINKILSSMEESMSSIKLLDNGKEILGKYINNIAEISQRNTAATEEVTASIQTQSVSNDEMYTLAQSLNEKAEHLKQLLNRFTF; translated from the coding sequence ATGAAGAAGAAAATATTAAAAACCAAAGAGAATATTGTAAAAGGAGACAAAAAACCGAAAAAAATTAAGAAAGATAAAAAAATTAAGAGTAATTTGTCATTTAAGAATTCCTTTAAAACTCTTTTTAAAAGAAATACATTATTAAATCGTTTAGTTTCTACTACAACAGCTGTAATAGTTTTTTCTCTTTTATTTTCTGGAATAGTAACTTTTTTTATAACAAAAACTAAGGTTGAACAGGATTTCAAAAATTCTACTACTCAGATAATGAATCAAAATAAAAATTATATTCAATTAGTTAATCAGAGTGTAGAAAGTATATCCATGCAATTATTTTCTAATTCTAATTTTACAAAAATTTTAAACAGTAATTATGACAGTGTTTATGACAGATTTACAGCTAAGACTCAAGTAGAAGACACTCTTAAAAACATAACTAATGCTGGAAACGTTAATCTAGTTAAAAGTATTTATCTATTTAATGACAACGGTTTCTCAACGACCTCCAATGGTACATACTTAAGCGATGATATTCTTAGTCAAGTTAAAAATGAAACTTGGTATAAAGAAGCAATACAAAACAAAGGAAAGTCCTATTGGTCAATTCCTCATAAAGATACTATTGCAAATGATAATACAGTAAATACAATAAGCTTGACAAGGCAATTAATAAGTTCTTTAGATTTTAAGCCTGCAGGAGTAGTTAAAATAAATGTGGATACAGAAGTAATCACATCGGCATTAAAGAATACAAAAGTAGGAAAATCTGGACTCATTATAATAGTAAATAAAGATGGTTATGTAATTTCTCACAAAGATAGTAAATTACTTGGTACTCAACTAAAAGACAGCTATTTTAAAGATATAGCTGCAAAGGATAGTGGAGACTTTAATTATAAAATGGGTTCAACACCTATGTATGGTGTATTTACAACTTCTCCAGACACAGAGTGGAAATATATTGCTCTTGTACCAACTGCAGAGCTATACTCCACAGCTACTAATATTGGACTATTTACATTGTTAATAGCCTTATTATGTATAGTGGTATCCTTCTTTTTCTCATTATTTACTACAATACAAATTACAACACCTATAAACCACATTATAGATATAACAAAGGAATTATCAAAGGGCAATTTCACTATTACATCAAACTCAAATAAAATATTGGAATTAAATGAGTTAAGCGTTAATTTTAATAATATGATTAATAATTTAAAAGGTGCGCTACTCGGAACCTTCCAGCTTGCCAATGAAACAGATGCTGCGGCCAAAGATTTGTTAGAGATTTCTCATGGTATGAATCTGTCTTCTAAAGAAATAAGTGGAGCTGCAGATGAAATAGCTGCAGGTTCTACAGAACAAACTGAAAGCGCAGTTATGTGTGTTGAAGTATCAAACAGCTTTAATTTGGAAATTGAGAGTGCTATAAGCACATTGCAACAGGTTAATGAAGCTACCGACACTTCCACAAATATTATTAATGATAGTACAGTAACAATTAATAACCTTAGGAAAACTTCAAGCAATAACTCTGATGCAATGGACAAAGTTGCAGAGACTATTTCAAATCTAAATAATAATACTAAGGATATTATAACTATACTTAATAAAATTAATGAAATTACTGAACAAACAAATCTATTAGCCCTTAATGCTTCTATAGAAGCAGCTAGAGCCGGAGAAGCAGGTCGTGGATTTGCAGTAGTTGCCAATGAAATAAGAATTCTTGCAGAAGAATCTCAAAAGGCTTCATTAGATATAAAGAAAATAATAGATAATGTTAATTTATCTATTAGTACTTCACTAGATATATCAAATTCAGCTAAAGAAGCATTTAAAGAAGAGCTAGATCAAGTAACTATAACTATAGATTCTTTCGATAGTATCAAAGCTTCCATTAATAAGATACTCTCCTCAATGGAAGAATCGATGTCTTCTATAAAACTTTTAGATAACGGTAAAGAGATACTTGGAAAATACATTAATAATATAGCTGAAATATCTCAAAGAAACACCGCTGCTACAGAAGAAGTTACTGCATCTATTCAAACTCAATCTGTGTCAAATGATGAGATGTATACGTTAGCTCAAAGTTTAAATGAAAAAGCTGAGCATTTAAAGCAACTATTAAACAGATTTACATTTTAA